The proteins below are encoded in one region of Sulfolobus sp. A20:
- a CDS encoding ATP-dependent helicase, with translation MSKAPFLNLLNDFSRFFNGYFFIDEFHLYNGIERSSLNVLIDMVEFYWRYTPTRHSIVFSSATPTSITVDKTITADTGKGNSMIRKRTKVVFHLVLGGKRSSTSDQNTSNYSLGNPQEALVNYITSMGQQPEKKTGIILDRVYYIAELCSKINWSDVALIWGLDQSYGKCVKKDVGRDSRVIVGNSAVSFGIDIPDLDLGFITSNDPETLIQRFGRFGRVNKGSVGGQTAEVHIFVEASKRVIDALQGANGKELTYEEFIQLINKMYQERIYDELDSLEFSRLREKVIFDTFLLVYNIANGELAYTTVNENWRDIDTRINIRPSSEDYFNVFAFRPGGIEGNICENPGKEDFFTLLRNFRYSSEGDCFQLSQPLKEYPYLLLDNLNGIEECKITTFQDFINKASHPNIVLVKNGIIKTRPRDIEALKYTYVIPITKKCIKWGNFSSMARYVASYAPALTICVGDLREYCSDPKALLLFV, from the coding sequence GTGAGCAAGGCACCGTTCCTAAACCTATTAAACGACTTTTCAAGGTTTTTTAATGGTTATTTCTTCATCGATGAGTTCCACCTTTATAACGGTATAGAGAGGAGCTCGCTCAACGTACTAATAGACATGGTCGAGTTCTACTGGAGATACACTCCTACCCGGCACAGTATAGTCTTCTCATCAGCAACTCCGACATCCATAACCGTAGATAAGACTATCACGGCTGACACTGGGAAAGGCAACTCCATGATAAGAAAGAGAACAAAGGTAGTATTTCATCTAGTCCTAGGTGGTAAGCGCTCAAGCACGAGTGATCAGAATACGTCAAACTACTCCTTGGGGAACCCTCAGGAGGCTCTAGTAAACTACATAACTTCAATGGGGCAACAGCCAGAGAAGAAGACAGGGATCATACTTGACAGGGTATACTACATTGCAGAACTGTGCAGTAAAATAAACTGGAGTGATGTAGCACTAATATGGGGTTTGGACCAGAGTTATGGGAAATGCGTTAAAAAAGACGTGGGTAGGGATTCAAGGGTAATAGTTGGGAACAGCGCAGTGTCCTTTGGAATCGACATACCTGACCTCGACTTAGGGTTCATAACTTCAAACGACCCAGAGACACTCATACAGCGTTTTGGTAGGTTTGGCAGAGTGAACAAAGGTTCTGTAGGTGGGCAGACTGCTGAGGTGCACATTTTCGTGGAGGCTAGTAAGAGAGTAATAGATGCCTTACAAGGGGCTAATGGAAAAGAGTTGACCTATGAGGAATTCATTCAACTGATAAATAAAATGTACCAAGAGAGGATCTATGATGAGTTAGACTCGCTAGAGTTTTCAAGACTAAGGGAGAAAGTGATATTTGATACCTTCCTATTAGTGTATAACATAGCAAATGGCGAGTTGGCCTATACAACAGTAAACGAGAATTGGAGGGATATAGATACCAGAATAAACATAAGACCGTCATCTGAGGACTACTTCAATGTGTTTGCCTTCAGACCCGGGGGGATAGAAGGGAACATATGTGAGAACCCGGGCAAGGAGGACTTCTTCACCCTACTCAGAAACTTTAGATACAGTAGTGAGGGGGACTGTTTCCAGCTCTCACAGCCCTTAAAGGAATATCCATACTTGTTATTGGACAATTTAAATGGGATAGAAGAGTGTAAAATAACGACCTTTCAAGACTTCATAAACAAGGCTAGCCATCCAAACATAGTCTTAGTCAAGAATGGGATAATAAAGACTAGACCTAGAGATATAGAGGCATTAAAATACACATATGTCATCCCGATAACTAAAAAGTGCATAAAGTGGGGTAATTTCTCTAGTATGGCGCGGTACGTGGCAAGCTATGCACCAGCCCTTACCATATGCGTAGGAGATTTGAGAGAATACTGCAGTGACCCAAAGGCACTACTGCTATTTGTGTAA